One Micromonospora sp. FIMYZ51 genomic window carries:
- a CDS encoding DEAD/DEAH box helicase — MSSPAERYAAARRRAAQAAQFPALEEFTSDLGFDLDDFQREACQALERGSGVLVCAPTGAGKTVVGEFAVHLALRGAPGRPVPADGARRKCFYTTPIKALSNQKYHDLVDRYGADQVGLLTGDNAINGDAPVVVMTTEVLRNMLYAGSATLEGLAYVVMDEVHYLADRFRGGVWEEVIIHLPASVTLVSLSATVSNAEEFADWLITVRGETTVVVSEHRPVPLWQHMLVGKRMFDLFHDAAAARKHDVHPELLRYTRETMRRLDLGEGRAAGWGGGRRGPRWRGPARPDIVDRLDREGLLPAILFIFSRAGCDAAVQQCLTAGLRLTSPEERTEIRRVVESRVTAIPGEDLSVLGYWEWLDGLERGLAAHHAGMLPAFKEVVEELFVRGLVKAVFATETLALGINMPARCVVLERLVKYNGEAHVDLTPGEYTQLTGRAGRRGIDVEGHAVVVWSPETDPRHVAGLASTRTYPLRSSFRPSYNMAVNLVGSVGAEPARELLESSFAQFQADRSVVGLARQVQRNTETIEAYAAEADCHHGDFDEYFALRVAIADRERALARQGQSQRRAAAVASLERLRVGDVIRVPSGRRAGLAVVLDPAAGGFSEPRPLVLTQDRWAGRISPGDFTAPAEVLTRIRVPKHFNPRNPAARRDLAAQVSGTGLDRHSRRGARGRQAGEDHQLTQLRAELRRHPCHACPEREEHARWAERRRRLERDTEELRQRVSGRTGSLARTFDRIVALLTARGYLTAEGAVTDAGRMLGRIWTEADLLVAECLRRGVWDGLSPAELAAAVSVVVFEARRDVDERASLPRGAVAEAVDATLKLWGDIEADEASRGLAVTREPDLGFAWPIYRWARGEALAKVLSSGHELDGEMPAGDFVRWARQVVDLLGQLADSGGASTELRATARQAIGAVNRGVLAYHSPA; from the coding sequence ATGTCGAGCCCCGCCGAGCGGTATGCCGCGGCGCGCCGCCGGGCCGCCCAGGCCGCGCAGTTTCCGGCCCTGGAAGAATTCACCTCCGACCTGGGGTTCGACCTCGACGACTTCCAACGGGAGGCGTGTCAGGCCCTGGAGCGGGGCAGCGGCGTGCTGGTGTGCGCGCCGACCGGTGCGGGTAAGACCGTGGTCGGTGAGTTCGCCGTACACCTGGCGCTGCGCGGTGCACCCGGGCGGCCGGTGCCGGCCGACGGTGCCCGCCGCAAGTGCTTCTACACCACGCCGATCAAGGCGCTGTCGAACCAGAAGTACCACGACCTGGTCGACCGCTACGGTGCCGACCAGGTGGGGCTGCTCACCGGCGACAACGCCATCAACGGCGACGCCCCGGTGGTGGTGATGACCACCGAGGTGCTGCGCAACATGCTCTACGCCGGCTCGGCCACCCTGGAGGGCCTGGCGTACGTGGTGATGGACGAGGTGCACTACCTGGCCGACCGGTTCCGGGGCGGGGTGTGGGAGGAGGTCATCATCCACCTGCCGGCCTCGGTCACCCTGGTGTCGCTGTCGGCGACGGTCTCCAACGCCGAGGAGTTCGCCGACTGGCTGATCACGGTACGCGGCGAGACCACCGTGGTGGTCAGCGAACATCGGCCGGTGCCGCTGTGGCAGCACATGCTGGTCGGCAAGCGGATGTTCGACCTGTTCCACGACGCCGCCGCCGCACGCAAGCACGACGTGCATCCGGAGTTGCTGCGCTACACACGGGAGACGATGCGCCGTCTCGACCTGGGCGAGGGACGTGCCGCAGGGTGGGGTGGCGGACGCCGAGGGCCGCGCTGGCGTGGGCCGGCCCGGCCGGACATCGTCGACCGGCTGGACCGCGAAGGGCTGCTGCCGGCGATCCTGTTCATCTTCAGCCGGGCCGGTTGTGACGCGGCGGTGCAGCAGTGCCTAACGGCCGGGCTGCGGTTGACCTCGCCGGAGGAGCGTACGGAGATCCGTCGGGTGGTGGAGTCCCGGGTGACCGCCATCCCCGGCGAGGACCTCTCGGTGCTGGGCTACTGGGAATGGCTCGACGGGCTGGAGCGTGGCCTGGCCGCGCACCACGCCGGAATGCTGCCGGCCTTCAAGGAGGTCGTCGAGGAGTTGTTCGTCCGTGGGCTGGTCAAGGCGGTCTTCGCCACCGAGACCCTCGCCCTGGGCATCAACATGCCGGCCCGTTGCGTGGTGCTGGAACGCCTGGTCAAGTACAACGGCGAGGCGCACGTCGACCTGACACCGGGGGAGTACACCCAGCTCACCGGCCGGGCCGGGCGCCGAGGCATCGACGTCGAGGGGCACGCCGTGGTGGTGTGGTCCCCGGAGACCGATCCCCGGCACGTGGCCGGTCTCGCCTCCACCCGTACGTATCCGCTGCGCTCGAGCTTCCGGCCGTCGTACAACATGGCGGTGAACCTGGTCGGCAGCGTCGGCGCGGAACCGGCCCGGGAGCTGCTGGAGTCCTCGTTCGCGCAGTTCCAGGCGGACCGGTCGGTGGTCGGCCTGGCCCGGCAGGTGCAGCGCAACACCGAGACCATCGAGGCGTACGCCGCAGAGGCGGACTGCCACCACGGCGACTTCGACGAGTACTTCGCGCTGCGGGTGGCCATCGCCGACCGGGAGCGGGCGCTCGCCCGGCAGGGGCAGAGCCAGCGCCGGGCGGCGGCGGTGGCGTCGCTGGAACGACTGCGCGTGGGCGACGTGATCCGGGTGCCGTCCGGGCGTCGGGCCGGGCTGGCCGTGGTGCTCGACCCCGCGGCCGGCGGCTTCAGCGAGCCCCGTCCGCTGGTGCTGACCCAGGACCGTTGGGCCGGGCGGATCAGCCCGGGCGATTTCACCGCCCCGGCCGAGGTGCTGACCCGCATCCGGGTACCGAAGCACTTCAACCCCCGTAACCCGGCCGCCCGCCGCGACCTGGCGGCGCAGGTCAGCGGCACCGGGCTGGATCGGCACAGCCGCCGGGGCGCCCGGGGCCGGCAGGCGGGGGAGGACCACCAGCTCACCCAGCTGCGCGCCGAGTTGCGGCGGCACCCGTGCCACGCCTGCCCGGAGCGGGAGGAACACGCCCGGTGGGCGGAGCGCCGCCGCCGGCTGGAGCGCGACACCGAGGAACTGCGCCAGCGGGTGTCCGGGCGGACGGGGTCGCTGGCGCGGACCTTCGACCGGATCGTGGCGCTGCTCACCGCCCGTGGTTACCTCACCGCCGAGGGCGCGGTGACCGACGCCGGACGAATGCTCGGGCGGATCTGGACGGAGGCCGACCTGCTGGTCGCGGAATGCCTGCGCCGGGGCGTCTGGGACGGATTGTCCCCGGCCGAGTTGGCCGCGGCCGTCTCGGTGGTGGTCTTCGAGGCGCGCCGCGACGTCGACGAGCGGGCGTCGCTGCCGCGCGGCGCGGTGGCCGAGGCGGTCGACGCGACGCTGAAGCTGTGGGGCGACATCGAGGCCGACGAGGCGTCCCGAGGACTGGCCGTCACCCGCGAACCGGACCTCGGCTTCGCCTGGCCGATCTACCGCTGGGCCCGGGGCGAGGCGTTGGCGAAGGTGTTGTCCAGCGGGCACGAGCTGGACGGCGAGATGCCGGCCGGGGACTTCGTCCGGTGGGCCCGGCAGGTGGTGGATCTGCTCGGCCAGTTGGCCGACTCGGGCGGCGCGTCCACCGAACTGCGGGCCACCGCCCGCCAGGCGATCGGCGCGGTGAATCGGGGTGTGCTCGCCTATCACTCGCCGGCCTGA
- a CDS encoding HAD-IA family hydrolase, translating into MEAVLLDFHGTLAQVEEPREWVMAAAATCGVELDRVRATALADRLLTAGRAGGPLPARVPPHLAELWADRDLYEYAHRGAYTGLAATVDTGIDGFAEALYERLLVPQGWVPYPDTAPTLTALRAAGTRVAVVSNIGFDIRPHFAAWGLADLVDAFVLSYEVGRCKPDPAIFWRACGMLGVDPERALMVGDTPADAGAVAAGCAALVLPTADVGRPNGLGSILPLTRP; encoded by the coding sequence GTGGAGGCGGTCCTGCTCGACTTCCACGGCACGCTCGCCCAGGTGGAGGAGCCGCGCGAGTGGGTCATGGCCGCCGCGGCGACGTGTGGCGTGGAACTGGATCGGGTCCGGGCCACCGCGCTGGCCGACCGGCTGCTCACCGCGGGTCGGGCCGGCGGGCCGCTGCCGGCCCGGGTCCCTCCGCACCTGGCCGAGCTGTGGGCCGACCGGGATCTCTACGAGTACGCCCACCGGGGCGCGTACACCGGGTTGGCCGCCACGGTCGACACGGGCATCGACGGCTTCGCCGAAGCGCTCTACGAGCGGCTGCTGGTACCGCAGGGCTGGGTGCCGTATCCGGACACCGCGCCCACCCTTACCGCGCTGCGGGCGGCCGGCACACGGGTGGCGGTGGTCAGCAACATCGGCTTCGACATCCGCCCCCACTTTGCCGCCTGGGGCCTGGCCGACCTGGTCGACGCCTTCGTGCTCTCGTACGAGGTGGGCCGCTGCAAGCCGGACCCGGCGATCTTCTGGCGTGCCTGCGGCATGCTCGGCGTCGACCCGGAGCGCGCCCTCATGGTCGGCGACACCCCCGCCGACGCGGGAGCCGTGGCGGCCGGCTGCGCGGCGCTGGTGCTCCCGACCGCAGACGTCGGCCGCCCCAACGGCCTGGGCTCCATCCTCCCCCTGACCCGACCCTGA
- a CDS encoding diacylglycerol kinase yields MHAVTADDHPAPADRPVAVLANPTAGRGRHRGLLPQVLDRLAAGGRPLRVLDARSRGRAEAACREAVADGAAALVAVGGDGTVHLALQAVAGTPVPFGVVPAGTGNDFAADTGFPADPLAAVDTIAAALRDGRSRPVDLARITTADGGHRWYGAVLAAGFDAIVNERANRMRWPRGPRRYDLAILVELARLRPRRYTLTLDGERIDVDAVLVAVGNGASYGGGMRICPAADPTDGLLDVVVGGRFARRTLIRVKPRIYAGTHVTHPLVQTYQARTVTIAAHGITTYADGERCLPLPLTVSAIPAALHLLR; encoded by the coding sequence GTGCACGCCGTGACGGCAGACGATCACCCGGCGCCGGCCGATCGGCCGGTCGCCGTGCTGGCCAACCCCACCGCCGGACGAGGGCGCCACCGTGGGCTGCTGCCCCAGGTGCTGGACCGTCTGGCGGCGGGCGGACGCCCGCTGCGGGTGCTTGACGCCCGCAGCCGAGGGCGAGCCGAGGCCGCCTGCCGCGAGGCGGTGGCCGACGGCGCGGCGGCGCTGGTCGCGGTGGGTGGCGACGGCACCGTGCACCTCGCCCTCCAGGCGGTGGCGGGCACCCCGGTGCCGTTCGGCGTGGTGCCGGCGGGCACCGGCAACGACTTCGCCGCCGACACCGGCTTCCCGGCCGATCCGCTGGCCGCCGTGGACACGATTGCGGCGGCACTGCGGGACGGCCGGTCGCGCCCGGTCGACCTGGCCAGGATCACCACGGCTGACGGCGGACACCGGTGGTACGGCGCGGTGCTCGCGGCCGGATTCGACGCGATCGTCAACGAACGGGCCAACCGGATGCGCTGGCCGCGTGGCCCACGTCGCTACGACCTGGCGATCCTGGTGGAGTTGGCCCGACTACGCCCGCGCCGCTACACCCTCACCCTCGACGGTGAGCGGATCGACGTGGACGCGGTGCTGGTGGCCGTCGGCAACGGGGCCAGCTACGGCGGTGGCATGCGGATCTGCCCAGCCGCCGACCCGACCGACGGGCTGCTCGACGTGGTGGTCGGTGGCCGGTTCGCCCGCCGCACCCTGATCCGGGTCAAGCCGCGCATCTACGCCGGCACCCACGTCACCCACCCGCTGGTCCAGACCTATCAGGCCCGTACCGTCACCATCGCCGCCCACGGCATCACCACGTACGCCGACGGCGAACGCTGCCTGCCGCTACCCCTGACCGTCAGCGCCATCCCCGCTGCCCTCCACCTTCTGCGCTGA
- the lanKC gene encoding class III lanthionine synthetase LanKC yields the protein MDDRYDSYCAADRLFYDSLGKAVEEPTFGAARRQVPDGWRTEPLDDWLIYAPDGGALPQQGWKIHVAATLDNAERVLDTIWDYCVPRGLSFKFLRGPRTLLLRNSKYASRAASGKFVTVYPGDEAELELVCKELDELLVGEPGPYILSDLRYGAGPVYVRYGGFAARYCHSPDGQVVPAIEDDNGTLVPDRRDPVFHVPSWVTLPDFLEPHLAARNATSTDEVPYRIEKVIHFSNGGGLYVGRDLRTDTQVVLKEARPYAGLDADGTDAVARLAREAEALRRLADLPQVPRVHDEFTLGEHRFLALEFIEGRALNKVLVDRYPLIDADSTDADRADYTRWALDVHRQVEQVIRAIHERGLVYGDLHLFNVMVRPDDRIALVDFEVAAPIDGHRRPGLRNQGFAAPRDRSGPAVDHYALACLRLALFLPLTQLVRLAPAKAAHLADVVAERFPVPRELLDTAVEEITGGRPSAVDHRAELTVRVGSTHRDRLARAILASATPERDDRLFPGDIEQFRSGGLNLAHGAAGVLYALHVSGAGRWPEHERWLVRQATSPAAGTRCGFYDGLHGVAYALELLGRRQDALDVLDICLRQPWDGLDHSLAGGLAGIALNLAELAGRTGEPTLRDAAWRAAERVVAQLADDPGPDVSGGRHPYAGLLRGRTGPALMLVRLHELTGEPELLAHAATALRQDLRRCVVRPDGALEVNEGWRTMPYLGQGSVGIGLVLDQYLRHRADERFAEASAGVRRAARSPFYAQSGLFAGRAGIVAYLAAYPDDPVLAAELAAQVERLAWHALPYADGTAFPGEQLLRLSMDLGTGTAGVLLALAAARPGTLPATDRPGAVVTLPFLAPLTGAPDTLADARATDHTDKHGRR from the coding sequence GTGGACGATCGCTACGACAGCTACTGCGCCGCCGACCGGCTCTTCTACGACTCGCTCGGCAAGGCCGTCGAGGAGCCGACCTTCGGGGCGGCCCGGCGGCAGGTGCCCGACGGCTGGCGTACCGAGCCGCTCGACGACTGGCTGATCTACGCCCCGGACGGCGGCGCGCTGCCGCAGCAGGGCTGGAAGATCCACGTGGCGGCGACCCTGGACAACGCCGAGCGGGTGTTGGACACCATCTGGGACTACTGCGTCCCGCGCGGGCTGTCGTTCAAGTTCCTCCGCGGGCCCCGTACCCTGCTGTTGCGCAACTCCAAGTACGCCTCCCGGGCAGCCAGCGGCAAGTTCGTCACCGTCTACCCCGGCGACGAGGCCGAGCTGGAACTGGTCTGCAAGGAGCTCGACGAGCTGCTCGTCGGCGAACCCGGCCCGTACATCCTCAGCGACCTGCGCTACGGCGCCGGCCCGGTGTACGTACGCTACGGCGGCTTCGCCGCCCGCTACTGCCACTCGCCCGACGGGCAGGTCGTCCCGGCGATCGAGGACGACAACGGCACCCTGGTACCCGACCGGCGCGACCCGGTCTTCCACGTACCGTCCTGGGTGACGCTGCCGGACTTCCTCGAACCGCACCTGGCCGCCCGTAACGCCACAAGCACCGACGAGGTGCCGTACCGGATCGAGAAGGTCATCCACTTCTCCAACGGCGGCGGCCTCTACGTCGGCCGGGACCTGCGCACCGACACCCAGGTGGTGCTGAAGGAGGCGCGCCCGTACGCCGGCCTGGACGCCGACGGCACCGACGCGGTGGCCCGCCTGGCCCGCGAGGCCGAGGCGCTGCGTCGACTCGCCGACTTGCCGCAGGTGCCCCGGGTGCACGACGAGTTCACCCTCGGCGAGCACCGGTTCCTGGCGCTGGAGTTCATCGAGGGCCGCGCGCTGAACAAGGTCCTGGTCGACCGCTACCCACTCATCGACGCCGACAGCACCGACGCCGATCGAGCCGACTACACCCGGTGGGCGCTGGACGTCCACCGACAGGTCGAACAGGTCATCCGGGCCATCCACGAGCGCGGTCTCGTCTACGGCGACCTGCACCTGTTCAACGTCATGGTCCGCCCGGACGACCGGATCGCGCTCGTCGACTTCGAGGTCGCCGCGCCGATCGACGGGCACCGCCGGCCCGGCCTGCGCAACCAGGGCTTCGCCGCCCCCCGGGACCGTAGCGGTCCCGCCGTCGACCACTACGCCCTGGCCTGCCTGCGGCTGGCGCTGTTCCTGCCGCTTACCCAGCTGGTCCGGCTGGCGCCAGCCAAGGCCGCGCACCTCGCGGACGTGGTCGCGGAGCGGTTCCCGGTGCCGAGGGAGCTGCTGGACACCGCCGTCGAGGAGATCACCGGCGGCCGGCCGAGCGCCGTGGACCACCGGGCCGAGCTCACCGTCCGCGTCGGGTCCACCCACCGCGACCGGCTGGCCCGGGCGATCCTCGCCAGCGCGACGCCCGAGCGGGACGACCGACTCTTCCCCGGCGATATCGAACAGTTCCGCAGCGGCGGGCTCAACCTCGCCCATGGTGCCGCCGGAGTCCTCTACGCACTGCACGTCAGCGGCGCCGGGCGCTGGCCGGAGCACGAACGGTGGCTGGTCCGCCAGGCCACCTCGCCCGCCGCCGGCACCCGCTGCGGCTTCTACGACGGCCTGCACGGCGTCGCGTACGCCCTGGAACTGCTGGGCCGCCGGCAGGACGCCCTGGACGTACTCGACATCTGCCTGCGGCAACCCTGGGACGGTCTGGACCACAGCCTGGCCGGCGGCCTGGCCGGCATCGCGCTCAACCTCGCCGAGCTGGCCGGACGCACCGGCGAACCGACCCTGCGCGACGCCGCCTGGCGGGCCGCCGAACGGGTCGTCGCCCAACTCGCCGACGACCCCGGACCGGACGTCAGCGGTGGCCGGCACCCGTACGCCGGACTGCTGCGCGGCCGTACCGGGCCGGCGCTGATGCTGGTGCGGCTGCACGAGCTGACCGGCGAACCGGAACTGCTGGCGCACGCCGCCACCGCGCTGCGGCAGGACCTGCGCCGCTGTGTCGTCCGCCCGGACGGCGCGCTTGAGGTCAACGAGGGCTGGCGCACCATGCCCTACCTGGGGCAGGGCAGCGTCGGCATCGGGTTGGTGCTCGACCAGTACCTGCGGCACCGCGCCGACGAGCGGTTCGCCGAGGCGAGCGCCGGTGTGCGCCGCGCCGCCCGGTCGCCGTTCTACGCGCAGTCCGGCCTGTTCGCCGGACGGGCCGGCATCGTCGCTTACCTCGCGGCGTACCCGGACGATCCGGTGCTGGCGGCAGAGCTGGCGGCGCAGGTGGAACGCCTCGCCTGGCACGCCCTGCCGTACGCCGACGGGACCGCGTTCCCGGGCGAGCAGTTGCTGCGGCTCTCCATGGACCTCGGCACCGGCACCGCCGGCGTGCTGCTGGCGCTGGCCGCCGCCCGGCCCGGCACGCTGCCGGCCACCGACCGGCCCGGCGCGGTCGTGACGCTGCCGTTCCTCGCGCCGCTAACCGGCGCCCCCGACACCCTCGCTGATGCGAGGGCGACCGACCACACCGACAAGCACGGGAGGAGGTGA
- a CDS encoding SapB/AmfS family lanthipeptide has translation MALLDLQGLEMAPADRTGGGSRASLLLCGDSSLSVTTCN, from the coding sequence ATGGCGCTTCTGGACCTCCAGGGCCTGGAGATGGCCCCCGCCGACCGCACCGGCGGCGGCAGCCGGGCGAGCCTGCTGCTCTGCGGCGACAGCTCGCTGTCCGTCACGACCTGCAACTGA